DNA sequence from the Bufo bufo chromosome 3, aBufBuf1.1, whole genome shotgun sequence genome:
tggacggctgcatgACTTCTGCTGGCCTGGACAATGTTCTAACTCTTATTGTCTGCTGGATGTTTTCACAGATTCTTCTACGGAAGCCCTACAACACGGCAGTGGACTGGTTCTCAGCTGGTGTGATGATATATgagatggctactggcaaatatccATTCAATGCCGGTATACTGCCTGAAACAATCGAAAAGTCACTGATCAATGATGTTCCCACCTACCCAAAAGGCCTCAACCCCCAAGCTAGAGACCTTATAGTGGGGGTGAGTAGAAAGACACATAGCAGTAATACAGCGGCTAAATATTATGAAAATGAGGACATTGAAAATCAGGGATAGCATTGCAACGTGTGATGGAATGAATGtctttattctacatttttccagCTCTTAAACAAGTCACCAGAGAGTCGCCAGGTAGCGGTAGATAACAACAGGGAAAATCCATTTTTCATGGAAATCAACTGGACAGATATAGAGGGAGCAGGAGCTCGTCCACCATTCCAACTAGGACCAGTAAGTAAATGATCCAGAGAAGATGTGGCTAGTAGTACAGTTCCATTGTGTTCCTTCTTTATCAACACCGCTTTTGGTATGTTCTCTCCATAGCCACCAGTGATGACATTGACAAAAATCGATGACATCCTGTCCTCCACCGAAGCCAATAAGTCACCAATGGCTGAAAGAGATCAACAACTGTTCTGTGGATTCACATTTGCCAATGAGAACTGGCAGGTCGTAAAGCCAATTAAAGAACCTTtcatacgaccacgcaggtgagTCATTGTAGCTGAGAGGGGAATACAGATGGGGATTATTGGAGATTCCCTGTGAATCTGTGCAGGGTGGATTCCATTCACTGGCTTATAGTCTGCTCATGGGTGGACAGAGCAAACTTGAAGGTGGTTACCATTTTGCAAGGCTATTTCATTTCATTTCCaacctgttttaattttttcttggtAGAACGTTTGGCAGATTTGTGAGAGAGACCATCCGCAGGATCTGGAGGAAGATGAAAAACTGGAAGTAAAGAGCTCCACTCTGTATACAGATGCCCCCAGTAGATCAGTGGCTGAAAAACATCATGTTCCAGCAGAGCCTCTTGCTGACATCATAAACAGCAGAAAAACCAACCAACACTTGCTGTCCTTGTATGAGCCTCAGATTCCAAACTCTGACCTCTATCTGCTCTCCTGACTACTCATCGGTACTGTGCCACACCAGTCCTTGTTCCTCAGCTTCATTTCCAGCTGCCAC
Encoded proteins:
- the LOC120993995 gene encoding protein kinase C theta type-like, whose amino-acid sequence is MRANALFTIPVTRFMAAEIICGLQFLHTRGIIHRDIKPANILMNSAGHLKIADFGLAVMNIFGDKKISEYAGTLRYMAPEILLRKPYNTAVDWFSAGVMIYEMATGKYPFNAGILPETIEKSLINDVPTYPKGLNPQARDLIVGLLNKSPESRQVAVDNNRENPFFMEINWTDIEGAGARPPFQLGPPPVMTLTKIDDILSSTEANKSPMAERDQQLFCGFTFANENWQVVKPIKEPFIRPRRTFGRFVRETIRRIWRKMKNWK